One window of Magallana gigas chromosome 2, xbMagGiga1.1, whole genome shotgun sequence genomic DNA carries:
- the LOC105340883 gene encoding heart- and neural crest derivatives-expressed protein 2 has protein sequence MSLSVGGYSHPGFPHPGPMSHDFYQYQQMARYPDHCPDATYFQNWVLNGVNGHHSDIPVSPESYGMCTPSPTEYHSIGGEHYYPNFDRCLKRRSTANKKERRRTQSINTAFAQLRGCIPNVPSDTKLSKIKTLRLATSYIAYLMDVLSKDDPNLTEKGFKAELTKKKDERKEKPEKQKEQVVSDNSSSESTSPTTNNDKKSKGRTGWPQHVWASELKN, from the exons ATGAGTTTGAGTGTTGGGGGGTATTCCCACCCGGGATTTCCTCACCCTGGTCCCATGTCCCACGATTTCTACCAGTACCAACAGATGGCGCGTTATCCAGACCACTGTCCCGATGCAACGTATTTCCAGAACTGGGTTCTAAATGGAGTAAATGGACATCACTCGGATATCCCGGTTTCTCCGGAGTCCTATGGTATGTGCACACCGAGTCCGACAGAATATCATTCCATTGGAGGCGAACACTATTACCCAAATTTCGACAGGTGTTTAAAACGAAGAAGTACTGCTAACAAAAAAGAGCGACGTAGGACTCAAAGTATTAACACAGCTTTCGCTCAACTCAGGGGATGTATTCCAAATGTGCCATCGGACACAAAGTTATCCAAAATTAAAACTCTTCGACTGGCAACTAGTTACATAGCATATCTAATGGATGTTTTGTCTAAAGACGATCCGAACCTCACCGAAAAGGGATTTAAAGCCGAGCTGACGAAGaaaaaagatgaaagaaaagaaaaaccagAGAAACAGAAGGAACag GTCGTCTCCGATAATTCAAGTTCAGAGTCTACCAGCCCGACCACAAACAACGATAAAAAATCGAAAGGACGAACAGGGTGGCCGCAGCACGTTTGGGCGTCTGAACTTAAAAACTGA